The following DNA comes from Frankia casuarinae.
CGGCGGCGGCGCTGGTGGTGGCGGCGGCGCTGGCGGCGGCGGTGACGGAGTCCGCGGCCGCCGCCGGGTCCGCCCGCCGGCCGGCCCGGGTGAGCGCCAGGGTGGCCCGCAGCTCGTCCAGCGCGTCGACGCTCGTCCGGCGGATGGCCTCCAGGGCCACCTGGGCCTGCTCGGGACGCCGGTCCAGCACATGCAGCGCCACCGCGGCCTGTAGGGAGATAATGGACCGGCTGTGGCCCACGACGTCGTGGACCTCGCGAGCCATCCGCAGCCGTTCCTGTTCGATCCGGCGGCGGGTCGCCTCCTCCTTGGCCTGCGCAGAGGCGATGCGGTTGAGTCTGATCAGGGCGCCCACGAAGGCGGGGACGGTGCAGGACGCGACCGTCCCGATCATCGTGATGCCGAACTTCCAGCCGCCGTCGGCATATCCCCGCAGTAGCGCGACGACCGAGCCGAGGAAGATCAGCAGAACGCAGACCCCCACGGCTCGGCTCGTCGTCCGCTGGTCGTGGCGCAGCCCGACCGCGAGCCCGGACACGATCACGGGAAAGAAGGCGGGGCCGTGCGGGTAGCCGGTGCCGAGGTAGCCGCCGAGGAGCAGGCTCGTGGCCATCAGCATGGCCAACGGAGCCCGGCGGCGCAGGGGGATGGCGGCGGCCAGCAGGGCGAGCAGCACGTAGGCGAAGGCATCCAACGGCCGGGAGGGGGGCACCTGGTCGGCACCAACCTCCCCGGAACCGCGGAGCAACGCCGCCGCGATGAACGCGGTGAACAGGAGGTCACCGATCACCGGGAAGATGCCGCGCCTGGCCTCTACCATCTCTCCGACGGTAGCGAGCCGCCGTCGTGCCGACATCCGCCACTGGACGTATCCGGCGTACGGGCCGGGACGCAGCCGGGAGCCGGGACGCAGCCGGGAGGAGGAAGCGCCCGGCCGGTGGTCGACCGGTTTCGACGTGTCCTTGCGATGCCCTTGTTACGGATTGTCTCCTTGTTACGGTTACGCTGCGGCCTGAGGGTGGCCGTCG
Coding sequences within:
- a CDS encoding histidine kinase dimerization/phosphoacceptor domain-containing protein; its protein translation is MVEARRGIFPVIGDLLFTAFIAAALLRGSGEVGADQVPPSRPLDAFAYVLLALLAAAIPLRRRAPLAMLMATSLLLGGYLGTGYPHGPAFFPVIVSGLAVGLRHDQRTTSRAVGVCVLLIFLGSVVALLRGYADGGWKFGITMIGTVASCTVPAFVGALIRLNRIASAQAKEEATRRRIEQERLRMAREVHDVVGHSRSIISLQAAVALHVLDRRPEQAQVALEAIRRTSVDALDELRATLALTRAGRRADPAAAADSVTAAASAAATTSAAAASSTDTREGGPAGPARRLTSRPGPR